The DNA window GTCCGGCAACACGAGGCCGTCGTGCTTCCACGCGAACGATTCCGGGCCATCACCCACGACCAGAGGGTAGATTTCAAGTGAACCTCCCTCGACAGCCACAAGGTGCTCCTCACGCCAGCGCGGGCCAGGGGGGCGTTGCAAGCCGAGATCGATAAGTCCCAGCGCGGCATCGAATCCAAGCGGGGAGTGGTAGCCGGGGATCTCCCTTTGGGCCAACTGCAGTGTTCCGTCCGGCAAAGAACTCACCGCGTGAGATTTCTCGGGTATCCTACGACGGCGGAGTTCGGCACCGGTGGAGGGGTCAAAGCAAAGGAGCCACGACTCGCGGCTGCTGATCCTGTCGATCAGCACAAGGGTCTCGTCCAGCCAGCATCCCGCGACCGGGTTGATGCAGGAGATGTGGGCTGCCGAGGATGGGGCATCAACGGAACGGGCACCACCCGGCCACGAGAAGATCCAAGGTGATTCCGGGTCCGGAATGACCAGCGGTCGCGTCAGAGGCGAGTGTCGGCCCAGTTCTTCCACGAAGTTCGAACCGATCGAAAGGGTCCATCCGGACGAATCATTGCCTCCGAAGCCGAGTTGGATCGGAATCCCGGTTTCCGGGTCGAAGGTGCCTGTTCTCAGTCCGGGCTGGACAGTTGGTCCGAGGGACACACCGTCGAAACCATAGGCCTGCGTTCCTGATGGGGTGATCACGATGAGGCGCCCGGGTTCGACCGCCAAGCCTTCACCGCCCGGAGCTACAGGGAACTCGAACGCTGGTTCGAGGCCATCGCCGATCGGATCGATTCGGATGCGGCGCTCGATTCCCGGGCCCGCCAAGAGTGTGCACAGATAGGCTCCGTCCGGAGTCACGAGGGCGTCCAGCACGACTCCGCCGAGATCAATGACTTCAGGGACGGAATCGGGACTGGAGTGGCGGGCTATCAGTCCCTGCTCGGCATGGACCGCCCAGAAGGTTCCGTCGGGTTCGAAATGGCCGAGTCGAGGCGTTCCGACGGCAACCGGGAAGCCCGAAGGCCTGAAGGGGAAGCAATCGATGGCGGAGGCGCTGACTTCACGGACCGTCCAAAATGGATCCCGTTCGAGGCTGCGACCAACAACGTGAACTTTGCCTTTCGAGGCCGAGACGACGTGTTCCCGGGGACTGACGGGTGTGGACGCCACCACGTCCAGTTGGGTGTCAATGATCCGGATTTGTGACTCGTCCCTGACCAGGAACCGCTCATCCACTACAAGGCCTCCATCGAACCAAGGCGCGAGACCGCCAATAGGCAGCTCGAAGTTGGTCTGGCCGAACACCGGCCCCTCTCCGCTCAACAGCATGCCGGCATTTCTCCAGTGCCGAATCTCAGCGCCAAGATTCTGAATCGGAGTTCGCTCAACCTGAACCGTAGTGAACGTTCCTTCCGGTTCCTCCCTGTAGGATGAGATATCGTCGCCGGAGAAGGCGTAGAGCAAGCCGGTTTCGACATCCGGTGTGGCGCACGCCATAGTCAACCACTGGAGAGACGTTTCGCCCGTTGGGATTTTTCGGCTCACCAACTCCGGTGGGACGACGACATGGATCCAGTCACCTTGCGCCCAGAAGAAGGGTGTGGCGGTGATGTAGTCCCGTGTGTTCGAGGCAATGCCCTCGAAAGGCTTGGGCCCGCCGGGAGTCAGTCGGAAGACGTTCTTGTTTGTCGCTACGAAGATTCCGGCATCCGAAACATCGATACGGCGGGTCAGGTGGTAGAGGCCGGTTTGTATCGGAGGCAACCAGGACTCAAGGATGAGGTCGTAGCGGTCGACTTCTCCGGTATCGTGTCGCAGAAGATAGATGACGTCGTCATGGCGGGCGTACCAGTCCGATGCCTCTTTACTGTCGAAGCGTGTTCCGTGCGCGTAGTTCGTCTGGCCTATGATCTCGCCTGCAGGCGTGCCCAGATTGACTCGGTACAGGACTCTTATTCCGGCTGGCGCCGAGTAGTCGACAAAGGCCCGTGCGCCCGCATCAAGTTCACGCAGGCGCTGCCAAGTCACACCGTCGTCGTCGGATCGCTCGATGAAAAGATAGTCCCAGTCCGGTTCGGGTGGATTGATGATCGAGAGCTGGTGCAGGCCCAGTGATCCAGCGCCGACCTTGGTGCGGATCTGTCGACCGGTGTCCGCCAGACCGCCGGGTGAGAACCGCACCGGAGGTGAGGCGGCCACGGGCGCCCCGATCCGGAGAACACGGAGCGTGTAGTCGTAGCTGAACGCCGGGTCGGCGGCGGTATGGACGAACTCCTCGGAATTCTCAGGAAGCAAGACCTGCTCGCTTGAGCCGCCATCGGTTCGCTCGATATCGAGGCGATAGCCGGACTCGGCGTTGAACAGATCGTCCCACCGAATGACCACCGCTCCCGACTCGTCGAGGCGGATCCTCGGATACAACGCCTCGCTGGTGTAGTCTGAACTGCTGCCGAGTGTCGTGAAGGTAACCGGATCGCTGACGGATTCATGATACTCACAGATGGAACGAACCCTGACTTCGTAAGAAGTTCCGGCAGACAAACCGAGGACCGTGGATGTGGTCGCTTCAGGCGGTGCGATACCCCCCGTTTGCCATGCGGAACTCCCGAGGGCACGCCACTCGGTCAGTAGGGCTTCGGAGAACGCGGTCGAAGGTGGGGTCCACCTGAGTCGGACCACTTTATCCGTTAGCGCATCGACGGCGATGCCGGTCGGTGTCGCAGCGGGGCGGGGGGATTCCTCCACCGGAGTCAGATCCTCCAGCAACCGGGTGAAGTGAAGGTTCCCCGTCGTGTCCCTGCCAATGGCGACGACTTCTCCTTGATGATTCCGGATGGCGATCGGTTCCAGAGGCAGCTCGATTCGGGTGGAGGGCATCAGGTGGCCGAGTTCCCGCCGCTCGATGAAAGCGGTGCCAGGAAGCCCGGGGCGGATCGTGAAAAGGAGCGAGCCGATCCAAGTCGCATCGAGAACCTCGGTTTCCAGATCGAATCGCTCCCGAAACACCTCCGTGATCTGGATGCAGTCGTCCATGGCAAGAAAGTGACCGCCGTCGGACGCTGCCGAAAATGACGAGGTAACCGCGGCTCCGTTCTCGGGTTCGTCGGTGGCGACGGCGACAAGATTGTTCCCGAGGTATTGGTAGCGCCGCACTCGAGATTCGGAGTCGTTGTAGACCACGGAGGAAGATGTCTCATCCCAAACGGCGGGAGAAGCCCCCATCAATTCGCTCGGGACAGTTCCGCCCTGGGAGCCCGTGGCGAAGTTGAATGCGACGTTGGTTGTCGAGCCCGACTCCCTTCTTCGGAGGATCAGGTCCCGGTCGGTGACGAGTCGTTGATCGGTGGAACTCGATGGCCCGCCGCCCAAGGGGGAACCTTCCCATGCGGGGAAGGCGGTGAAGTCGGCAAAGACAGGATTGGAAGCGGTCACGTGGGAGGACCAGGCGACCCGGGCGAGACCGGGTTGGGCATCGACATTCCCGGCGCGAGGGATCGGAAAGGGGTCACCGAAGAGTCCCGAGTCGAGATCGAACAGGTGCGCCCATTCCCTGCTCGCATTGCCGATGAGCACGCGGCCGTCCTTGAGCATCTGGTAGCCGAGCAGGGATTCGGGCCTCCCGACATGGGGAGGCAGAATGACGGGCCGGGTTGCGAAGGGAGCCTCGTTGATCGCCCGCCTCTGACCTTGGGCATTTCCCCCGATCGCGAGAACCGCATTCCTCTGAAAGCTGACGTGCGAGCTCGAGCGGGTTGTGTTGTAGGTCGCGAGCAGGGTGCCATCATGATCATAATGGCGCAGTCTGAGCCCTTGGGCCACGATGCTGCTTCCGGCGGTGAGATGGGCCGCAGCCGCAATGGTTGAACCCAGATCCGCGACCACGGATCCATCATCAAGGAGTCGTAGGCTGCCATCTGGCAGCCACGCCCGCGTTCCTCCGGGGTCGGGTTGCAACCACAGAGAACCGCTGACGCCACGTTGGAAGCTCGTGGTGGCGAGCGAGAGGATCTGCGGAGAATCGCCTGCCTGAAGCGAGATGAGTTCAATCCCGCTCCCGGTACTGCGGATTCCGATCAAACGATTCGAGCGCTCGGACCTTTTCCAGATATAGGCGGAACCGTCGGCGATGCCATCGATCGTTCCAAGGTTGGCCCCGCTGAACCGGTCGAGCCGCAGGATCGGACTTCCGTTCCGGATGACGAACAGCTCACGTCCAAAGAGGAAGATATCACTCGCACCCGCGGGATCGATCCACAGCGGAGTTGCCGAGCCACCAACGGTGGAACTCGTTACGGTGTCACCGTTCAGCCTGAAAATCTGGATGCCGTCGGTAGCAAACCGCTCCGCGGCCGGGGAGCGAATCGTTCGATCGAAGCCCGATCCGGTCCCGACGAATTCCGCGATTCCGGTGCTGTGACGGACGAACACCCGGTTATCCAGCTCAACGAAATCCGAAGCCACGGACTGGCCGTTCAGGAAAGCGAGGCAACACGCGAAGACGATGGATGATAAGGGACGGAGCATCAGCTGATAGGGAAACCGCCTCATTCCGGCGGTTGGGTGAGGAACGGGCAGGAACGTGGATGGGCCTTGGCGCCGATCAATGGGAAAATCGGGGGAATGCTGATTGGTTGGCGTCTTTCGTTGGATTCAGGCCGGACGATGGCACCGCCCACTGACTAAGGAATCGGAGAGAAAGTCTCAATCCGGTCTCGATGGCGGAAAAATGACCCGAATGGGCTTCACGGTTTTCGCCCCAGCGCCTAAATGGAAGGCTTCCATGAAAGCTTTTCCCCCCCTCGGCACCGGTGTCTTTCTCCTGCTCACGACCTCATTTTCCGGAGCGGTCACTTGGGACAACTCGTCGCTCGACGGCAGCTGGTCGGAGCCGACGAACTGGGATGGCGATGTCGAGCCAAGCTCAGCCGATGACGTGGTGTTTCCGCTGGGACTCGGCGGCACGATCACGACGAACTCCACGGAGAACGCCCTCAGCCTGAGCTTCGATGACGACTATCTGCTCGATGGCGGGACGGTGGCTTTGGCGTCGGGAAACAGCATCACGGTGGCCGCCGGCAAGACGGCGACCATTTCCTGCTCTCTGAACATCACCGACGGCCTGACCAAGCTGGGTGACGGCCGGCTCGTGCTCGAGGTGAACAACACCAATGCCGTCGGCAACACGATCAGTGCCGGAACGCTGGTGGTGGCCTCGAACAATGCCCTTGGGGGCTCGGGTTCGGTGACGACCGTAAATTCGGGAACGGTGCTGGAAATCGCCGACGGGATCGCGAGCAGCCGGAACCTGACCTTGATGGATGGTGCGACGATTTTCGGCGTCGGGGCAGCCACCAACAACGGTAAGGCGACGATCGATGCCGGTGCGACCGCGGTGACGCTGCAGACCGGGCTGGCGACGGATGTGTTCACCATGGGGAACGGCACCAATGATCTGACGGGCGGGTCGTCGGCGACGGTGATCGACATTGCCGGTCCCGGGACGGTCCGCTTGGGAGGCGGTAGCGACTTCCCGGGTTCGTGGGTGCTGCCCGGCGGCGTGTTGGAACTCGCGTCTTCGACCGCCCTTGGGAACCAAACGTCGGAGTCGGTCACGCTTTCGGGAGGCACGCTTTCGGCGCGGCTAAACACCTCCACGGACTTCGGTGCCGGTTCGCCGGCGGCCCAGCTGATCATGACCGCTGACAGCGGCCTGCGCAGCGATCGCTCGGGAAACGGGAGTGGCTCGACCCACACCTTCGGCACGCTGTCGATGGGCACGAACACGCTGACGGTGGATCCGGGCGAAAACGTGATCAGCGGCACCGCCTCGATC is part of the Haloferula helveola genome and encodes:
- a CDS encoding fibronectin type III domain-containing protein, translated to MLRPLSSIVFACCLAFLNGQSVASDFVELDNRVFVRHSTGIAEFVGTGSGFDRTIRSPAAERFATDGIQIFRLNGDTVTSSTVGGSATPLWIDPAGASDIFLFGRELFVIRNGSPILRLDRFSGANLGTIDGIADGSAYIWKRSERSNRLIGIRSTGSGIELISLQAGDSPQILSLATTSFQRGVSGSLWLQPDPGGTRAWLPDGSLRLLDDGSVVADLGSTIAAAAHLTAGSSIVAQGLRLRHYDHDGTLLATYNTTRSSSHVSFQRNAVLAIGGNAQGQRRAINEAPFATRPVILPPHVGRPESLLGYQMLKDGRVLIGNASREWAHLFDLDSGLFGDPFPIPRAGNVDAQPGLARVAWSSHVTASNPVFADFTAFPAWEGSPLGGGPSSSTDQRLVTDRDLILRRRESGSTTNVAFNFATGSQGGTVPSELMGASPAVWDETSSSVVYNDSESRVRRYQYLGNNLVAVATDEPENGAAVTSSFSAASDGGHFLAMDDCIQITEVFRERFDLETEVLDATWIGSLLFTIRPGLPGTAFIERRELGHLMPSTRIELPLEPIAIRNHQGEVVAIGRDTTGNLHFTRLLEDLTPVEESPRPAATPTGIAVDALTDKVVRLRWTPPSTAFSEALLTEWRALGSSAWQTGGIAPPEATTSTVLGLSAGTSYEVRVRSICEYHESVSDPVTFTTLGSSSDYTSEALYPRIRLDESGAVVIRWDDLFNAESGYRLDIERTDGGSSEQVLLPENSEEFVHTAADPAFSYDYTLRVLRIGAPVAASPPVRFSPGGLADTGRQIRTKVGAGSLGLHQLSIINPPEPDWDYLFIERSDDDGVTWQRLRELDAGARAFVDYSAPAGIRVLYRVNLGTPAGEIIGQTNYAHGTRFDSKEASDWYARHDDVIYLLRHDTGEVDRYDLILESWLPPIQTGLYHLTRRIDVSDAGIFVATNKNVFRLTPGGPKPFEGIASNTRDYITATPFFWAQGDWIHVVVPPELVSRKIPTGETSLQWLTMACATPDVETGLLYAFSGDDISSYREEPEGTFTTVQVERTPIQNLGAEIRHWRNAGMLLSGEGPVFGQTNFELPIGGLAPWFDGGLVVDERFLVRDESQIRIIDTQLDVVASTPVSPREHVVSASKGKVHVVGRSLERDPFWTVREVSASAIDCFPFRPSGFPVAVGTPRLGHFEPDGTFWAVHAEQGLIARHSSPDSVPEVIDLGGVVLDALVTPDGAYLCTLLAGPGIERRIRIDPIGDGLEPAFEFPVAPGGEGLAVEPGRLIVITPSGTQAYGFDGVSLGPTVQPGLRTGTFDPETGIPIQLGFGGNDSSGWTLSIGSNFVEELGRHSPLTRPLVIPDPESPWIFSWPGGARSVDAPSSAAHISCINPVAGCWLDETLVLIDRISSRESWLLCFDPSTGAELRRRRIPEKSHAVSSLPDGTLQLAQREIPGYHSPLGFDAALGLIDLGLQRPPGPRWREEHLVAVEGGSLEIYPLVVGDGPESFAWKHDGLVLPDQTGPVLRLSDLSVFDNGKYSLTVTSGGTSRSGGDYRVEVRPTSDISSRVGNLLTVSEDQLVEFDSSGVLAQHSTLPVTLESEASVTMDALGRIHLSHTDPILLRPIVDSFDPQTDSWTRRILPQSTRDHSLTGSHAAGEQLRCQDLRWNLANGLLTRTDSSVIRSFGPDVATDRRLETFDGIPITVYPVEPNLLSNGWWAKSLYLSSTGRSGGVFTDIRTGRVSFKESPHESRNPGLPTGPNQILFPSVEGVLEFDTTTNIWTELPFPTAHRLHRIGGDYTSTLPDHSYSQATAYYLGRSVFNLQDKYDRSWFQLQNLSYPVFVLPDEAHPDGGTFWDHGTSPYSLPGDNPPLTPYREGNILRFQFIAPADSNGNPASDFQFSSDLSSWATRLPPNVSVSYEWPYWQIRMRTDSPGIPQTFFRISHPESPFD